The window CCGCCTCTTCCCGATTCCCCAGCACCAGGCCCCAGAGCGGGACGGCAGCGCTCACAGCCTGGGCACAAACAGGGACGGGGGTCGCCGCGGACGTCGGTCAGGGGACAGTGAGCCACACTGCGTGTGAGGCCGAGGACGACCAGCCGGGCCCGGCGCGCCTGGGGAGACACGGCACGCAGAGCGGGTGGGCCTGGGGGTGGACACGTGTGGGCCGACGAGTGGCGGCGGCCTGTCCTCCCCAGTCCCCGGGAGCTAAGCCATCTCCTGAGCAGTGACTTCTGCGGACCGACCCAGGGCGTGCAGGAGGGTCTCCCAGGAGGACTGGCTGCCCTGGCCCGTGACGGTGCTGAAAGGACACTGTGGCTGCGCCCTTGACCGAGGAGCCCCGTCCCAGACTTTGCCTGGCACATGAAAGCATCGGTGTCGCTCAGGCCCTCGAGGCCAGTGCACTCGGAGGGGGAGCTCTGACCTCCTCGGTCACACGTCCGCCCAGGCACGTCTGCCAGGGCCGAGACTCCGGGACAAGGAGGCCGTGCCCGATTTGCACCCGGCGCTTGGCCTGTCACTCCCCACCCGTGAACGTGGCATCCGGCCTGCTGTCATGACCGTGGGCGGAGCAACATGCTGACACGCTTAGGGGTCACGTGTGGGGCTTGCCCTTTATTAGGTCACTTGCCGGCGGTGCTGTGATGTCACCCCCCAGCAGCCGGACCCCCTTTGTGATGTGCCCAGCGGCACTGAGAGGGCAGGGCGCTGCTGGCCGGGCTGCAGCCTGACGTTTACAGGAAGCGAGGCCGCGCCACCTCTCCACATGGCTACAGACGAGGAGGACCGGGCACCCGGCTTCGGGATGGTGCCGCTTCCTCCAGAAACAGGGGCTCCGGCCACCAGCTCAGAGGACGGCCCTCCCCCGGCCGGCCCCGACGTCGTCCCGACCCAGCCCGTGCCAGCCGGGCACCCCGACTTCGGGCTGCTGCTGGAAGGAACCGCTTGCCCGGCTTCGAGGGAAGAGCCTTCGATCAAGAGGCCGCGCACCTCCAGTCATGGCCCGCCTGGGGAAGAGGGCCACCTCGGCTGCCTCCCCTTCCTCAAGAAGCTCTGGAAAACCGTCCACAGCAGTCAGTTTCCTCAGTCTGGTGGGACGAAGGGGGGAGTTGCGTCGGCATCAACGAGAAGCTGTTTCAACAGGAGATTCTGGAGCGGGAAGGCCCAGGGAAGGTGTTCCAGACAGACTGCATGAAGAGTTCCGTCCGCCAGCTTGACCGCTGTGGGTTCGGCGGAATGCGTCAGGACAGGCACACGGCCGTCTGCCTGAGCAACGTCTTCTCGGAGGAGAGACCCGGCTACGTCCTCAGCAAAGTAAGGGGCGGGCTGGGAGGCAACCCTCTCGAGGGGCTGAGCCCCTGGGCTCTGCGGGGATGGGGTCGGGGGGATGTCCCTCCAGGGCAGCCCCGGGCTGCGCCAGGTGAGTGGAGGGGGGGGTTCGTTACCAGGAGACGATCCTTGGAGGAGGTCCTGAGAGTTCCCATCACAAGGAAGtcacctcttttcctttccttttaacgTTCCCTGCGTCTGTCTGAGGTGAGGGATGGGAACTAGACTTCACCACACACGGAAGTCAAGTCGCCGTCCCGAACACCCGAAGCCTACAGGGCTGCCCCGCACGTGCATGTCAGTCACACTGGGAAAGGATGACACTGTGGAATCGCTGTTCCTTCATACCCTCCTGCTCGGGGACGCGTGGCCCTGGTGGGGTTTGTGTGCACCTGTGACTCCCTCGGCTCCAGGCCAGCACTTCAGTGGGGGGACAGGTCCTTGCCCTGGAAGCAGAAGTGTCCCCGGTCTTGTCATGGGGAGTGCTGGCCCCAGAGCACTTTTCCAAGCCTGTGGAAAGTCAGGTGGCACGAGCCGCGTGCTTCCCCAGGTCAGCGGGCCCCTGGCGGCCAAGAGGCAGTGACTCCCAGCCGGGGGCCGAGTCTGTCGCCACCTGACAGACACTTCCTTATAAAGCCACCAAACCTTCTTGGCTCCCGTCTGCAGACCCCAAGTCCCCTTTCCTCGGCCTGGTACATGTCCTAATTAATTGGCCATTTTAGTCCTTTTCCAAGGGCGAAAGCGACGGTGAGTGGCCAGTCTGGAGGATGGAAAAGCTGGTGCAGAGCGTCCTGTTGGGACTGGGACCTGCCTTCTCCACAGGGGCCTGGGGATGGCGGGGGGAGGGCGCACAGGGGCCGAGCCAGGCGGTCTCTACTGGTTGTGATCAACTCCCGGGTGACGCAGAGCTTGTATTTCTCTCTAAACTGTGAACCTCAGTTACAGTTCTACTGCAGTCCCTTGTTTAAGAGAGACTGCCCGCATCTCCCCCTGAGGATGAAGAGGAGAGTGGGCGTGAAACCTGCATCCCGGCAGATGGACGGCAGGCCGGCAGCCCCGGGCTTTCCACCCGACCCCACCACGGCCGAGCCGCAGGACGACCTGCCACCCGGTCCTGAGGACAACCAGGAGACCCTGAGCACCCGAGAGCTCGACAGTGCCACCGGCCCAGCCGCGAGGGACTCGCCCCCTCCGGCCCCTGAGGGAACGGCAGCCCATCCAACCAAGAAGGTATCCCGAAGCCGCACTAGACCCGACGGCCACCGGGCAGCCCGAGGGCGCACAGGCTCCCGTTACGCTCGTGCCTGTCCTGGCAGAGGTGGCCCTGCCAGCCGAGCTCCCCTGGGACTGCTTCACCTGGCCCCCCACCCAGAAGACTTCTTACAGGCCGGTGCTGGGCCTGGCCGCCGGGCACCCCCAGTTCCTCTGCGTGCCCCCCGCGCACCTTCCGGTGGCTGCCGTGCTGCCTCTGTGCGCCCCCTGGACGCCCGTCCTGACTCCCGGCCCTGCCGCCGCCCTGACCGTGACCCCTCATCCCCCGAGCCCCTTTTCCACTGCCGCCCTGGCTGCCGCTGTTTCCCGGAGTCCCTGCCGCCTCCGGGCGGGCCCCCAGACAACCAGGACGGTAGCGACTAGACAAACAGAGGCGGACGCCTGCTCAGAACACGTGCAGGGCAGTAAAGAGAATCAGAACATGAGCGATTCTGTCCTGAGCAAAAGTGCTCATCGCCTCTGTCCTGGGTCTGTCTGAGCC is drawn from Camelus ferus isolate YT-003-E chromosome X, BCGSAC_Cfer_1.0, whole genome shotgun sequence and contains these coding sequences:
- the LOC102511654 gene encoding LOW QUALITY PROTEIN: heat shock transcription factor, X-linked-like (The sequence of the model RefSeq protein was modified relative to this genomic sequence to represent the inferred CDS: inserted 1 base in 1 codon), which gives rise to MATDEEDRAPGFGMVPLPPETGAPATSSEDGPPPAGPDVVPTQPVPAGHPDFGLLLEGTACPASREEPSIKRPRTSSHGPPGEEGHLGCLPFLKKLWKTVHSSQFXSVWWDEGGSCVGINEKLFQQEILEREGPGKVFQTDCMKSSVRQLDRCGFGGMRQDRHTAVCLSNVFSEERPGYVLSKLQFYCSPLFKRDCPHLPLRMKRRVGVKPASRQMDGRPAAPGFPPDPTTAEPQDDLPPGPEDNQETLSTRELDSATGPAARDSPPPAPEGTAAHPTKKTRRCGGGGPEGAGWGLDSNTEIWLFLQGVPGDSV